The DNA window GCAAAAATTACTATAATTTAGGTAGGTCATATTAAATTGCCAAGATGCTATAACGTTAGTACACCCAACTTTATATCAGAAAATGCACTCTAATAGTGCAAAAAACAACAAATATAGCTCTCTCATAGAGCATTTATTTCCGGAATCGTTGAGATCACGTAACCATTATCTTATCAAATGGCTTGCAGACACAAAACAAACCTCCATAAAAACATTAAAGGAGAAGATTAACTCTTCCCCTTTAATATTGTTGGCATTTTTGCCAGATAACTCAATGCTGAGCTTATAAAGCAAAAACTATTCCTTAATCGTCATTTCCTTGATTAAATGTGAAGCTCCTGCAAACTTGTCGATGATGAAAAGTGTATAGCGGATATCGACAACTGCTGCACGTTGTGAAGAAGGGCGGAAAGCAATGTCGCCTGTCAGTCCTTCATAGTTGCGGTCGAATGCTGTACCAATGAGTTCGCCTTTGCCGTTAAACACCGGACTGCCGGAATTTCCTCCGGTATTGTCTGTATTTACAATAAAGCAGACTGGCATTTCACCATTCTTCATGGCATAGCGTCCGAAGTCCTTGTTGTTATATAATTCTTTCAGCTTAGCCGGAACAACAAACTCGAAGTTATTTGGATCTTCTTTCTGCATCACACCTTTCAGTGTTGTATAGTAATTGTATACAGCACCATTTGCAGGTTCATAAGGCAGCACTTGTCCATAAGTGAGGCGTAAAGTTGAATTGGCATCCGGATAAATGGCTTGTCCTTCAGATTTCTTCATATCCATCATTCCCTTTACCCATGTTTTGTGAGCTGCATCATAAGCTTTGTTTATTTCCTTCATTTCTGTTGCTGTCTGTGCCAGACCATTAACTACTGAAATGCCATAAAGTACCATCCAGTCTTTCTCTATTTTGTAGATACCTGGCTTTTCGATAAACTTGTTGAAGTTCTCTTTTGATCCAAAGATAGAATTGTCGAAACAAGCATCCACGAATGCAGAAGTGTTTCCTTTAAAGCGATCTTTTATGATGCTGAAAATAGAGATTCTTTTTCCTTCAGGAATTAAGGCAGCGTATACTTTAAGCATCTCTTTTGATACTTTTCTGTCTACTGCTGGATTATAATCCTTATCGAAATATTTATCAGCAGCTTTTATCAAAGCTTCTTTTTCTGTATTGATCTTCTCTTTATCCTTGCTCTTAAGTGCATTAAGAAGTGATGAAGTAGAAGGCACTTTTGCAAATTCGGTTCCTCTTGACAATGCTTCGGTAAGAATTTGCTGGTGATACATGGCATCTCTGCGTTGAGCAACAATTTCACGAATTTGGTTGAACGCTTTCTGGTAAGAATCATCATTGTGAGCCTTACCGTAAGCCAGAAGTTTTTCTTGCTGTGCTTTCTTTGTATCTAGTACCTTTAGACGAACAAGTCCTTCGTTCATGCCGATGGCATTTTTCCAGTAGTTGGCAGAAGAAGCATATTTGCTGGCATACTGTATACGTACGGCCGGATCTTTTTGCATTTCTTCCATCATTACTGTCTGACGAACACCACGTATAGTGTCTCGTGCAAAGTTGGTTGTCTGCATGCGTTCTTCCACTTCGTCGGAAATCATGTAGCGCCAGTTACTTCCCGGAAATCCCATAGTCATAACATAGTCTTTCTCTTTCACGCCACTGATGTTAAGCTTAAAGTACTTCTTAACCTTCAATGGTACGTTATCTTTAGAGTATTCGGCAGATTTTCCATTTTTGTCTGCATAAATACGGAACATAGAGAAATCTCCGGTTTGACGAGGCCACATCCAGTTATCGGTATCGGCACCAAATTTACCAATGGAAGAAGGAGGAGCACCAACCATACGAATGTCTTTATAAACAGTCTTTATAAAGAGGTAATACTTGTTTCCTCCGTAAAAAGCTTTTAGTTCAAGAACGGTAGCAGGAGTAAGCTCAACTTTGTTTTCTTTTGCAAACTTATCGGCTACGGTTTTCAGGTATTTAGGTGAAAGATAGTTCAACCCTTCAGGGTCTTCATCTTTCTTCAGACGATCTTGTACGTAAGAAGTTACATCCAGAATCTGATCAATGAATGTTACAGTCAGATCTTTGCAGGGAAGTTCCTGTTCACGACTCATAGCCCAGAATCCATCAGTAAGATAATCATGTTTCACAGAGCTGTGTTGCTGTATATAACTATATCCGCAGTGATGGTTTGTTAAGATAAGGCCTTCGGATGAAATGATTTCACCAGTACATCCTCCACCAAAGTGAACAACTGCGTCTTTTATACTAATGCCGTTGGGGCTATAAATGGAATCAATAGGAACTTGTAGCCCCAGCTCATACATTGCTACGGCATTTTGTTCTTTCAAATCGGGAAGCATCCACATGCCTTCATGAGCATAACTGCCCATGAAGTACACAAATGCTGTAGCTGCTAATAAAATTTTCTTCATATATCTATTTTATTCTACAATAGTCATTTCGTCAATCAAATGTTTGCTGTTACCTAGTTTATCTACAATAAACAGAATGTAACGGATGTCTACGCAGATGCATCTTTGAAGATCATTGTCGAAGTTGATATCTCCGCTTAATGATTCCCAGTTGCCATCAAATGCTGCACCAATTAACTGACCTTTGCCGTTGATAACCGGACTTCCGGAATTACCTCCGGTGATGTCGTTTGTAGAAAGGAAACAAACTGGCATTTCACCATTCTTTAAAGCATAACGTCCGAAGTCTTTATTGTTATACAATTCTTTAAGCTTTGCAGGAACTACAAACTCTGAATTGTTTGGATCTTCTTTCTCCATGATACCTTTCATGGTAGTGAAGTAGTTATAGTGTACTCCATCTTTTGGATTGTATGATTTTACATTTCCATAAGTTAGACGAATGGTAAAGTTAGCATCAGGGTAGGATGGGGTAGGTTCTTTCATTTCGCCCAATCCACGTACATAAGTCTTGTGTAGCAATGTAAGTGGTTCAGTTACCGTGTTGCGCTCGTCGCTTAATTTACTATTCATTTCGTATTTAGAACGCACGAACTTTGTCA is part of the uncultured Bacteroides sp. genome and encodes:
- a CDS encoding S46 family peptidase, giving the protein MKKILLAATAFVYFMGSYAHEGMWMLPDLKEQNAVAMYELGLQVPIDSIYSPNGISIKDAVVHFGGGCTGEIISSEGLILTNHHCGYSYIQQHSSVKHDYLTDGFWAMSREQELPCKDLTVTFIDQILDVTSYVQDRLKKDEDPEGLNYLSPKYLKTVADKFAKENKVELTPATVLELKAFYGGNKYYLFIKTVYKDIRMVGAPPSSIGKFGADTDNWMWPRQTGDFSMFRIYADKNGKSAEYSKDNVPLKVKKYFKLNISGVKEKDYVMTMGFPGSNWRYMISDEVEERMQTTNFARDTIRGVRQTVMMEEMQKDPAVRIQYASKYASSANYWKNAIGMNEGLVRLKVLDTKKAQQEKLLAYGKAHNDDSYQKAFNQIREIVAQRRDAMYHQQILTEALSRGTEFAKVPSTSSLLNALKSKDKEKINTEKEALIKAADKYFDKDYNPAVDRKVSKEMLKVYAALIPEGKRISIFSIIKDRFKGNTSAFVDACFDNSIFGSKENFNKFIEKPGIYKIEKDWMVLYGISVVNGLAQTATEMKEINKAYDAAHKTWVKGMMDMKKSEGQAIYPDANSTLRLTYGQVLPYEPANGAVYNYYTTLKGVMQKEDPNNFEFVVPAKLKELYNNKDFGRYAMKNGEMPVCFIVNTDNTGGNSGSPVFNGKGELIGTAFDRNYEGLTGDIAFRPSSQRAAVVDIRYTLFIIDKFAGASHLIKEMTIKE